A genomic segment from Prochlorothrix hollandica PCC 9006 = CALU 1027 encodes:
- a CDS encoding Uma2 family endonuclease, whose protein sequence is MYQPKTSIAVEQNSLPTMYDLPSEAVGDSGLPDQYHFWQGELLSETFAPPPYPDTDVLVACDLNLYYDLEHPLWYKRPDWFAVVGVDRFYQKTEPRLSYVMWQEQVKPFVIVELLSPSTQKEDLGLMRGKKGKPPYKWEVYEEILQVPYYVVFDGHSNQLRLFKLINGRYQAETVGHGEYWFADLDLGLKLVFCQYKDLSRLWLRWYDRSGHLILTAAERVQQEQQRVEQEKQRAEVEKQRAEQEKQRADLAELEISRLKALLRQSGIGSDGAGSQ, encoded by the coding sequence ATGTACCAGCCCAAAACCTCGATCGCGGTTGAACAGAATTCCTTGCCCACCATGTATGATCTCCCCAGTGAAGCAGTAGGAGATTCTGGCTTGCCCGATCAGTACCACTTTTGGCAAGGGGAATTGCTGTCGGAAACCTTTGCCCCTCCCCCCTATCCTGACACGGACGTATTGGTTGCCTGTGACCTGAATCTCTACTATGACCTAGAGCATCCCCTTTGGTACAAACGACCCGATTGGTTTGCTGTGGTTGGGGTCGATCGGTTTTATCAAAAAACTGAGCCTCGTTTAAGTTATGTGATGTGGCAAGAGCAGGTCAAACCCTTTGTGATCGTGGAGTTGTTGTCACCCAGCACCCAAAAGGAAGATTTAGGCTTGATGAGGGGTAAGAAAGGGAAACCCCCTTATAAATGGGAGGTTTACGAAGAAATCTTGCAAGTGCCTTACTATGTTGTTTTTGATGGCCACAGTAACCAGTTAAGGCTGTTTAAGCTGATCAATGGGCGGTATCAGGCTGAAACTGTCGGTCATGGGGAATATTGGTTTGCAGACCTTGATTTAGGCTTGAAGTTAGTCTTTTGTCAGTATAAGGATCTGAGTCGGCTTTGGTTGCGCTGGTACGATCGCTCGGGTCATCTCATTCTTACGGCTGCGGAACGGGTTCAGCAGGAGCAGCAACGGGTTGAACAGGAAAAGCAGCGGGCTGAAGTGGAAAAGCAACGGGCCGAGCAAGAAAAACAGCGGGCTGATTTAGCTGAATTAGAAATTTCAAGATTGAAGGCTTTACTGCGTCAATCAGGCATTGGTAGTGATGGGGCAGGTTCTCAATGA
- a CDS encoding aspartyl protease family protein gives MTTIVDFSERVMGKVHTVLTVINRADQIRLRDGTIAADAVRSIELREVLVDTGATTLCLPPELIARLGLDLLKEVEATTATGVRSVRIFQDAKICLCGREGTFECLELPGGLDPLLGVIPLEMLGLEPDLKHQRLRVLPEQSVDTYLTIL, from the coding sequence ATGACGACGATCGTTGATTTTTCAGAACGGGTGATGGGTAAGGTTCATACGGTCTTAACGGTGATTAATCGGGCGGATCAGATTCGCCTCCGGGATGGAACAATTGCAGCGGATGCGGTGCGATCGATCGAGCTGCGGGAGGTGTTGGTGGATACGGGAGCGACGACGTTGTGTTTGCCACCGGAGTTGATTGCTCGGTTGGGGCTGGATTTATTGAAGGAGGTGGAGGCGACGACGGCAACGGGGGTGCGATCGGTGCGAATCTTTCAGGATGCGAAGATTTGCCTCTGTGGGCGGGAGGGGACGTTTGAGTGTTTGGAGTTGCCGGGTGGGTTGGATCCGCTGTTGGGGGTGATTCCGTTGGAGATGTTGGGGTTGGAGCCAGATTTGAAGCATCAGCGGCTGCGGGTGTTGCCGGAGCAGTCGGTGGATACTTATTTAACGATTTTGTAG
- a CDS encoding ATP-binding protein, protein MKNLPLGLNTLRVLEENNCVYVDKTAFILPLTQQPGRYFLSRPRRFGKSLLVDTFKELFEGNQHLFEGLFIDDRWDWGRTFPVISIDFTGGVLDSRAALDEKIREILATHLDRRGITSNKHSISGLFSDLIQGAAQQHGQRSVVLVDEYDKPILDNIENKAVAIAMGEGLKNLYSVLKAEDAHLQFVFLTGVSKFSKVSLFSGLNQLTDLTIDPRYSSLCGYTDQDLRDSFGEHLTGVDWDELKRWYNGYSWTADETVYNPYDILLFIEKGHRFRNYWFETGSPNFLVNLFRQQPYFLPNLEALEVTEEVLESFEIERINPITLLFQTGYLTIKRTFVRRDRFMLALDVPNLEVRMALNDWFIDAYADTIQTKSDLQDQFYLLLETGDLPGLCRLIDRLFSSIPWRNFTNNNLAHFEGYYASVLYAFFAALDARIIPEDITNQGQADLTIVLGNHIYVMEFKVIPGETVTDNPALEQLQQRQYASKYRGQPGKTVHEVGLVFSEAKRGLLQADWC, encoded by the coding sequence ATGAAAAATCTACCTCTCGGTCTCAATACCCTACGGGTCTTGGAGGAGAACAATTGTGTTTATGTAGATAAAACAGCCTTTATTCTACCCTTAACTCAACAGCCCGGTCGCTATTTTCTCTCCCGTCCACGCCGTTTTGGTAAAAGTTTGTTGGTAGATACGTTTAAGGAGCTTTTTGAGGGCAACCAACACCTCTTTGAAGGGCTATTTATTGACGATCGTTGGGATTGGGGGCGTACTTTCCCCGTAATTTCTATCGATTTTACAGGGGGAGTTCTAGATAGTCGGGCAGCTCTAGATGAAAAAATTCGAGAGATTCTGGCTACCCATCTCGATCGCCGGGGGATCACCTCCAATAAGCACAGTATTAGTGGTCTTTTTAGCGATTTAATTCAGGGGGCGGCTCAGCAGCACGGACAACGATCGGTGGTGTTGGTAGATGAGTATGATAAGCCCATTTTGGATAACATTGAAAACAAAGCCGTCGCCATCGCAATGGGAGAAGGCTTAAAAAATCTGTACTCGGTTTTAAAAGCAGAAGATGCCCATTTACAATTTGTTTTCCTAACCGGGGTCAGTAAGTTTTCTAAAGTCAGTTTATTTAGCGGTCTCAATCAATTAACCGACTTAACTATCGATCCTCGCTATTCTTCCCTGTGTGGCTATACAGATCAAGACCTTCGGGATTCCTTTGGGGAGCATTTAACCGGGGTAGATTGGGACGAATTAAAGCGCTGGTACAACGGTTATAGTTGGACTGCTGATGAAACCGTTTACAATCCCTACGATATTTTACTGTTCATTGAAAAGGGCCACCGCTTCCGCAATTACTGGTTTGAAACCGGTAGCCCCAATTTTTTGGTCAACCTATTCCGACAGCAGCCCTATTTTTTACCTAACTTAGAAGCCCTGGAAGTAACGGAAGAAGTGTTAGAGTCCTTCGAGATCGAGCGGATTAACCCCATAACTCTGTTGTTTCAGACAGGCTACCTGACTATTAAGCGCACCTTTGTTCGACGCGATCGTTTCATGCTTGCCTTGGATGTTCCTAACTTGGAGGTGCGTATGGCTTTAAACGATTGGTTTATTGATGCTTACGCCGATACCATTCAGACCAAAAGTGATCTTCAGGATCAGTTTTACCTCCTCCTAGAAACCGGAGATTTGCCTGGACTCTGTAGGCTGATCGATCGCTTGTTCAGTTCCATTCCCTGGCGAAACTTTACGAACAATAACCTTGCTCACTTTGAAGGTTATTATGCTTCTGTTTTATATGCCTTCTTTGCCGCTTTAGATGCACGAATTATTCCCGAAGATATTACCAACCAGGGACAAGCTGACCTGACCATTGTGCTGGGGAACCATATTTATGTTATGGAATTTAAGGTTATTCCTGGAGAAACGGTGACCGACAATCCAGCCCTAGAGCAGCTACAACAGCGTCAATATGCCAGTAAATATCGAGGACAACCGGGAAAAACTGTCCATGAAGTCGGCTTAGTCTTTAGTGAAGCCAAGCGGGGACTATTGCAGGCAGATTGGTGTTAG
- a CDS encoding RNA-binding domain-containing protein — protein MGNKYDNLYLLELIHQGENASIEFKRGDVRADSLAREIVAFSNSYGGTILLGVEDDRSVVGVDNDKNHEEWVANIARNNIVPPVNISCEEIILSDKRIVLIEVPKGRDRPYQDSSGRFYIRIGSTNRIASLNELMRLFQQSGFYHYDATDVERAKESSLNQTALDRYFNSYDVSYMELDQEEKSTLLKNTDIVSENGLVTIAGLLVFGTNPQRFLLNASISFAHYLGKEVSENLVDRKNIEGTLPDQVDAALRIIKNNLLTPSSIVGLKREDQVTYPDKVFRELIVNACVHRNYSIFGSRIRIFMFDDRIEFMSPGKLPNTVTTDKLKSGVSYAVNPVIVKFMENLKYIDKLGRGLPMVYREAMKRGREILFEEIGEEFKVSLFF, from the coding sequence ATGGGCAATAAATATGACAATCTCTATCTTTTGGAACTGATCCATCAGGGGGAAAATGCTTCCATTGAGTTCAAGCGTGGTGATGTTAGGGCAGATAGTCTAGCTAGGGAGATCGTTGCCTTCTCCAATTCCTACGGCGGAACCATACTGCTTGGGGTTGAAGATGATCGAAGTGTAGTGGGAGTCGATAATGACAAAAATCACGAGGAATGGGTCGCTAATATTGCCCGAAACAATATTGTGCCGCCGGTCAATATTTCCTGTGAAGAAATTATTTTAAGCGATAAGAGAATTGTTCTTATTGAAGTTCCTAAGGGTAGGGATAGACCTTACCAAGACAGTAGTGGTCGCTTTTACATTCGCATTGGTTCTACCAACCGAATCGCAAGTCTGAATGAACTGATGAGGTTGTTCCAACAAAGCGGATTCTATCACTATGATGCAACGGATGTGGAACGGGCCAAGGAAAGTAGCCTCAATCAAACTGCCCTCGATCGTTATTTCAATAGCTATGATGTGAGCTACATGGAATTGGATCAGGAAGAGAAATCAACCTTGCTGAAAAATACGGATATTGTATCGGAAAATGGTCTGGTCACGATCGCGGGTCTGCTGGTTTTTGGGACTAATCCTCAGCGTTTTTTATTGAATGCATCCATCAGCTTTGCCCATTACCTTGGTAAAGAAGTTTCTGAAAATCTTGTTGATCGAAAAAATATTGAAGGAACCTTACCCGATCAAGTTGATGCAGCATTGCGGATTATCAAAAATAATTTATTAACTCCATCCTCGATCGTTGGACTCAAAAGGGAAGACCAGGTTACATACCCCGACAAGGTTTTCCGTGAACTGATCGTTAATGCCTGCGTTCATCGTAATTATTCCATTTTCGGTTCAAGGATTAGAATATTTATGTTTGACGATCGCATTGAATTTATGAGTCCGGGTAAATTGCCCAACACGGTTACAACGGATAAACTGAAGTCGGGTGTATCCTATGCGGTGAATCCGGTGATCGTCAAATTTATGGAAAATCTGAAATATATTGATAAGCTGGGCAGGGGCTTACCGATGGTTTATCGTGAGGCAATGAAGCGGGGCAGGGAGATTTTGTTTGAGGAGATTGGTGAGGAGTTTAAGGTTTCTTTATTTTTCTGA
- a CDS encoding aspartyl protease family protein gives MTTIVDFSERVMGKVHTVLTVINRADQIRLRDGTIAADAVRSIELREVLVDTGATTLCLPPELIARLGLDLLKEVEATTATGVRSVRIFQDAKICLCGREGTFECLELPGGLDPLLGVIPLEMLGLEPDLKHQRLRVLPEQSVDTYLTIL, from the coding sequence ATGACGACGATCGTTGATTTTTCAGAACGGGTGATGGGTAAGGTTCATACGGTCTTAACGGTGATTAATCGGGCGGATCAGATTCGCCTCCGGGATGGAACAATTGCAGCGGATGCGGTGCGATCGATCGAGCTGCGGGAGGTGTTGGTGGATACGGGAGCGACGACGTTGTGTTTGCCACCGGAGTTGATTGCTCGGTTGGGGCTGGATTTATTGAAGGAGGTGGAGGCGACGACGGCAACGGGGGTGCGATCGGTGCGAATCTTTCAGGATGCGAAGATTTGCCTCTGTGGGCGGGAGGGGACGTTTGAGTGTTTGGAGTTGCCGGGTGGGTTGGATCCGCTGTTGGGGGTGATTCCGTTGGAGATGTTGGGGTTGGAGCCGGATTTGAAGCATCAGCGGCTGCGGGTGTTGCCGGAGCAGTCGGTGGATACTTATTTAACGATTTTGTAG
- a CDS encoding Uma2 family endonuclease has protein sequence MLTAQQVYDLMPDASELMSDEPEMESSLHYEQLALLVSCLEWFWRDRQDFFIGATLTVYYSRQQLKKRDFRGPDFFLVRETERKARNSWVVWEEEGRYPNLIIELLSDSTAQVDRSTKKVLYQNHWQTPEYFWFSPKTLELCGFRLGSQRVYEPIVPTDQGWLWSQELDLSLGIHDRQLRYFDPQGHLVPTLQEFNRLAIQRTALESRRAEAEAQRAEAEAQKAREAEARANALGLEVDRLRQQLGGQ, from the coding sequence ATGTTGACGGCTCAACAAGTTTATGACCTCATGCCTGATGCCTCGGAACTCATGAGTGATGAACCGGAAATGGAAAGTTCTTTACACTATGAGCAACTGGCTCTTTTGGTTTCCTGTTTGGAGTGGTTTTGGCGCGATCGTCAGGATTTTTTTATTGGAGCAACTCTAACGGTTTATTACAGTCGCCAACAGTTAAAGAAACGAGACTTCCGGGGTCCAGATTTTTTCCTCGTTAGGGAAACAGAGCGCAAAGCTCGGAATTCTTGGGTGGTGTGGGAAGAAGAGGGGCGCTATCCCAACTTAATTATTGAATTACTCTCTGATTCCACTGCTCAGGTCGATCGCAGTACCAAAAAGGTACTCTATCAAAACCATTGGCAGACTCCTGAGTATTTCTGGTTCTCGCCTAAAACTTTAGAACTTTGTGGATTTCGGTTGGGTTCTCAGCGAGTGTATGAGCCGATTGTTCCCACGGATCAGGGTTGGCTCTGGAGTCAAGAACTCGATTTGTCCCTAGGGATTCACGATCGCCAATTGCGGTATTTTGATCCTCAAGGGCACCTTGTACCGACTCTACAGGAATTTAATCGCTTAGCAATTCAACGTACAGCACTAGAGTCACGACGGGCAGAGGCAGAAGCTCAACGGGCAGAGGCAGAAGCCCAAAAGGCACGGGAAGCGGAGGCACGGGCAAATGCTCTAGGGTTAGAAGTTGATCGTTTACGGCAACAATTAGGGGGACAATGA
- a CDS encoding ATP-binding protein, with translation MKNLPLGINTLKVLQDSNCIYVDKTGFALGLIQQPARYFLSRPRRFGKSLFVDTLKEIFEGNQSLFKGLIIYDRWNWSQTFPVIKIDFAGGFLESRQALDEKIREILSTNLQRLGVTSDKTSISGIFSDLISHAAAKQGQRSVVLIDEYDKPILDNLEKPSIAAEMREGLKNLYSVLKEQDGNLQFVFLTGVSKFSKVSLFSGLNHLTDLTIDSPYSSLCGYTEQNLRDSFGEHLVGVDWSELKRWYNGYSWGGEERVYNPFDILQFIAKGQDYRNYWFESGSPSFLIKLFQRECYFLPNLEAIETSEEILDSFDIESINPIALLFQTGYLTIEKRFRAINQQLFKLRVPNLEVKTALQSQLISGYTALVNEKLILQRQLYHCLWTGDVDNLVSILKRLFAAIPWRNFTHNNLAQFEGYYASVLYAFFASLDAQIIPEDITNQGQADLTVMLGQHIYVMELKVVKGETVTGNPALDQVQQRQYAQKYQGEPGKVVYEVGLVFSQAQRGLLQADWSRVSTH, from the coding sequence ATGAAAAATCTCCCCCTTGGCATTAACACTCTAAAAGTTTTGCAAGACAGCAACTGTATTTATGTCGATAAAACAGGTTTTGCCCTAGGTCTAATTCAACAGCCTGCTCGTTACTTTCTTTCCCGCCCTCGTCGCTTTGGTAAGAGTCTATTCGTTGATACGCTTAAGGAAATTTTTGAGGGCAACCAGTCCCTTTTTAAGGGTCTAATTATCTACGATCGCTGGAATTGGAGTCAGACCTTTCCAGTGATTAAAATTGACTTTGCTGGCGGTTTTTTAGAGAGCCGTCAAGCCCTAGACGAAAAGATTCGTGAGATTCTCTCCACTAATCTACAGCGTTTGGGGGTCACCTCAGACAAAACTAGCATCAGCGGTATTTTTAGCGATCTGATTTCCCATGCTGCTGCTAAACAGGGTCAGCGATCGGTCGTCCTAATCGACGAATATGATAAACCCATTCTAGACAATCTTGAAAAACCCTCGATCGCAGCGGAAATGCGGGAGGGACTCAAAAATCTTTATTCTGTGCTCAAGGAGCAGGATGGGAACCTACAGTTTGTCTTTTTAACGGGGGTCAGCAAGTTTTCTAAGGTCAGTCTTTTCAGTGGACTCAACCACTTGACCGACTTAACGATTGATTCGCCTTACTCCTCCCTCTGCGGTTATACAGAACAAAACCTCCGAGACTCCTTTGGGGAGCATCTAGTGGGAGTAGACTGGTCTGAGTTAAAACGCTGGTATAACGGTTACAGTTGGGGGGGAGAAGAACGAGTTTATAATCCCTTTGATATTTTGCAGTTTATCGCCAAGGGACAGGATTACCGGAACTATTGGTTTGAGAGCGGTAGTCCTAGTTTTCTAATTAAACTTTTTCAGAGGGAGTGTTATTTTTTACCCAACTTAGAGGCGATCGAAACGTCTGAGGAAATTCTAGATTCTTTTGACATTGAATCTATCAACCCCATTGCTCTTCTATTCCAAACGGGTTATCTGACGATCGAGAAGCGATTTCGAGCTATTAATCAGCAACTGTTTAAGCTCAGGGTTCCAAACCTGGAGGTGAAGACGGCTCTCCAAAGTCAGCTCATTAGTGGTTATACGGCCTTAGTGAACGAGAAACTAATACTCCAAAGGCAGCTCTATCATTGTCTTTGGACAGGCGATGTGGATAATTTAGTCAGTATTTTGAAGCGTCTCTTTGCTGCTATTCCATGGCGAAACTTTACCCATAATAATCTGGCTCAGTTTGAGGGTTACTACGCTTCTGTCCTCTATGCCTTCTTCGCCTCCCTTGATGCTCAGATTATTCCAGAGGACATTACGAACCAAGGTCAGGCGGATCTAACGGTGATGCTGGGTCAGCATATTTATGTGATGGAATTGAAGGTGGTCAAGGGAGAAACTGTAACGGGTAATCCGGCTCTGGATCAGGTTCAACAAAGACAGTATGCCCAAAAGTACCAGGGCGAACCCGGCAAAGTGGTTTATGAGGTGGGACTTGTGTTTAGTCAAGCTCAGCGGGGGCTGTTACAAGCGGATTGGTCTAGGGTCAGTACTCATTAA
- a CDS encoding RNA-binding domain-containing protein encodes MNQYHGELISGESDNLEFKRSTSLLKEAVQTLCAFANHQGGVLYFGVTDDGTIVGQPVSDDTLRNIANTVKLNTDPKLYPQIEKIEIEGKMCVRVCVEQSPLKPHVAYGRPYIRVGTTTQQLSQDHYQILLQQRNNGYGFDFQPCSAARLSDIDELSVQTFLETANAVRDLNQNLYLPMDQVLDKLDLVKEGAVSNAAILLFGKNPDRFFAGHYEVKAGSFPSDSGYDELTNAHEYTGNLLTTYGSAMDFLLNTLRKSYVKGEQGGIERFEFPQGLLREALINMIVHRDYRVDVKSTLEVRPSSILFYNPAQLFTPIITIESLKRHHPSRPGNKLIAKIFYLMGLFENWGGGTLKIMEAAKQRSGLEPEFDFRDGMFSLSIFRETSANG; translated from the coding sequence GTGAACCAATACCATGGCGAGTTAATCAGCGGTGAATCCGATAATCTGGAATTTAAGCGTTCCACCTCTCTGCTTAAAGAAGCCGTGCAAACGCTTTGTGCCTTTGCCAACCATCAAGGAGGTGTACTGTATTTTGGGGTGACCGACGATGGGACTATTGTTGGACAACCGGTCAGCGACGATACCCTCAGAAATATTGCCAATACGGTCAAGCTCAATACCGACCCTAAACTTTATCCGCAAATTGAAAAAATCGAGATTGAAGGAAAGATGTGTGTGAGGGTCTGCGTTGAGCAGAGTCCCCTGAAGCCCCATGTTGCCTACGGACGGCCTTACATTCGCGTTGGGACTACAACTCAACAATTGAGTCAAGACCATTACCAGATCCTGCTTCAGCAACGCAACAATGGCTACGGGTTCGACTTTCAGCCCTGCTCTGCTGCCCGCTTATCAGATATAGACGAACTGAGTGTCCAAACGTTTCTAGAGACAGCCAATGCGGTTCGGGATCTCAATCAAAATCTGTACCTGCCCATGGATCAAGTCTTGGACAAACTTGATTTAGTCAAGGAGGGAGCCGTCAGTAATGCGGCGATCCTTCTGTTTGGCAAGAACCCCGATCGGTTTTTTGCGGGACACTATGAAGTCAAAGCGGGCAGTTTTCCCTCTGACTCAGGCTATGACGAGTTGACAAACGCTCATGAATACACCGGTAATTTACTCACCACCTATGGCAGCGCCATGGATTTTTTGTTGAATACCCTGCGGAAATCCTATGTGAAAGGCGAACAAGGGGGCATTGAGCGCTTTGAATTTCCCCAAGGGTTATTGCGTGAAGCTCTGATTAATATGATCGTCCACCGAGACTATCGCGTGGATGTGAAATCAACCCTAGAAGTTAGACCGTCATCCATTCTTTTCTATAATCCCGCTCAACTGTTTACACCAATCATCACCATTGAGTCCCTCAAGCGGCATCACCCATCTAGGCCCGGAAATAAGCTCATTGCCAAGATCTTTTATCTGATGGGATTGTTTGAGAACTGGGGTGGCGGAACACTGAAGATTATGGAAGCTGCGAAACAACGTAGTGGTCTGGAGCCAGAGTTTGATTTTCGGGATGGTATGTTTTCTTTAAGCATTTTTCGAGAAACAAGCGCGAATGGGTAG
- a CDS encoding Uma2 family endonuclease: MYEAKPSIALKQNSLPTMYDLPSEEVGDSGLPDQYHFWQGELLSETFAPPPYPDTDVLVACDLNLYYDLEHPLWYKRPDWFAVVGVDQFYQKTAPRLSYVMWQEQVKPFVIVELLSPSTQKEI; encoded by the coding sequence ATGTATGAAGCCAAACCTTCGATCGCACTGAAACAGAATTCTTTGCCCACCATGTATGATCTCCCCAGTGAAGAAGTAGGAGATTCTGGCTTGCCCGATCAGTACCACTTTTGGCAAGGGGAATTGCTTTCGGAAACCTTTGCCCCTCCCCCCTATCCTGACACGGACGTATTGGTTGCCTGTGACCTGAATCTCTACTATGACCTAGAGCATCCCCTTTGGTACAAACGACCCGATTGGTTTGCTGTGGTTGGGGTCGATCAGTTTTATCAAAAAACTGCGCCTCGTTTAAGTTATGTGATGTGGCAAGAGCAGGTCAAACCCTTTGTGATCGTGGAGTTGTTGTCACCCAGCACCCAAAAGGAGATTTAG
- a CDS encoding Uma2 family endonuclease: MLTAQQVHALMPDATELMSDEPEMESSLHYEQLALLVSCLEWLWRDHQDFFIGANLTVYYSREQLKNRDFRGPDFFLVKRTERKPRNSWVTWEEGGRYPSLIIELLSDSTAGVDRTTKKDLYQNHWQTREYFWFSPKTLEFCGFRLGSTGVYEAIVPTDQGWLWSQELDLYLGVRQGQLRYVDPQGQPVPTLQEFNRLEIQRAELECRRADAEAQRANTEAQRADTETQRADTETQRADTETQRADTETQRADTETQRAEAEARKAEAEAQRANEAEARAVAMEMEVQRLRAQLQGRD; this comes from the coding sequence ATGTTAACGGCCCAGCAGGTTCATGCCTTGATGCCGGATGCCACGGAACTGATGAGCGATGAGCCAGAGATGGAAAGTTCGTTGCACTATGAGCAGTTAGCCCTGTTAGTGTCTTGCTTGGAGTGGCTGTGGCGCGATCACCAGGACTTTTTTATTGGGGCCAACCTGACGGTCTATTACAGTCGCGAGCAGCTTAAAAACCGAGATTTTCGCGGACCCGATTTTTTCCTGGTTAAGCGCACGGAGCGCAAGCCTCGCAATTCCTGGGTGACCTGGGAAGAAGGGGGGCGTTACCCCAGTTTGATTATTGAGTTGTTATCGGATTCAACGGCAGGGGTCGATCGCACCACCAAAAAAGACCTATACCAAAATCACTGGCAAACCCGTGAGTACTTTTGGTTTTCGCCGAAGACTCTGGAATTTTGTGGATTCCGCTTGGGATCTACGGGAGTTTATGAGGCGATCGTTCCCACGGATCAGGGCTGGCTGTGGAGCCAGGAGTTGGATCTGTACTTGGGGGTAAGACAGGGTCAGCTCCGTTATGTTGATCCCCAGGGACAACCTGTGCCCACGCTCCAGGAGTTCAACCGTTTGGAAATCCAACGGGCTGAGCTGGAGTGTCGTCGAGCAGACGCAGAAGCCCAGCGGGCAAACACAGAAGCCCAGCGGGCAGACACAGAAACCCAGCGGGCAGACACAGAAACCCAGCGGGCAGACACAGAAACCCAGCGGGCAGACACAGAAACCCAGCGGGCAGACACAGAAACCCAGCGGGCAGAGGCAGAGGCTCGAAAAGCAGAGGCGGAAGCTCAACGGGCGAATGAGGCGGAGGCTCGTGCTGTAGCGATGGAGATGGAGGTGCAACGGTTGCGGGCACAGTTGCAGGGGAGAGATTAG
- a CDS encoding DUF29 domain-containing protein — MNSSLYELDYVLWLESTVDCLQSGDWEGIDRLNLIEELEALGRGERRAVASLLKQILIHLLLYQYGVTEQERNRKHWAAELVNFRDQLQRYVASQTLKNYAQSELTVVYKVARLFVERKTELDGLPLACPYSLVQILDEAFYGEVR, encoded by the coding sequence ATGAACAGTTCTTTGTACGAGTTGGATTATGTCCTGTGGTTAGAGAGTACGGTTGACTGCCTCCAATCGGGGGATTGGGAGGGGATCGATCGCCTGAATTTGATTGAGGAGTTGGAGGCATTGGGACGCGGTGAGCGAAGGGCTGTGGCGAGTTTGCTCAAGCAAATTTTGATTCATTTGCTGTTGTATCAGTACGGGGTTACGGAGCAGGAGCGGAATCGCAAGCATTGGGCGGCGGAGTTAGTTAATTTTCGGGATCAGTTGCAGCGCTATGTAGCTTCCCAGACTCTGAAAAACTATGCTCAGTCTGAGTTGACGGTGGTGTACAAGGTGGCTCGTTTGTTTGTGGAACGGAAGACGGAGCTAGACGGATTGCCATTGGCTTGTCCCTATAGCTTGGTTCAGATTTTGGATGAAGCGTTTTATGGGGAGGTACGGTAA
- a CDS encoding DUF29 domain-containing protein, with the protein MVPVQELYEADFQRWVQETISALERQDFAHLDLQHLLEELAELGRSERKALTSNLLILLAHLLKLRVQGDAPETMQGSWLTSVAEQRQRVLFDLQETPSLRSYLEAAMEKAYPQARRLAIREGKLARLGVRVPEEGEYPLECPFDLGQILDEDFFGHSV; encoded by the coding sequence ATGGTGCCAGTGCAAGAACTTTATGAAGCAGATTTTCAACGCTGGGTTCAGGAGACAATCTCGGCTCTAGAACGGCAGGATTTTGCCCATCTAGACCTTCAGCATTTACTTGAGGAGTTGGCGGAGTTGGGACGGTCTGAGCGGAAGGCGCTGACGAGTAATTTGCTGATTCTGTTGGCTCATTTGTTAAAACTGCGGGTTCAGGGGGATGCACCGGAAACGATGCAGGGGAGTTGGTTAACGTCGGTGGCGGAGCAGCGGCAGCGGGTGTTGTTTGATCTCCAGGAAACGCCGTCTTTGCGGTCTTATTTGGAAGCGGCGATGGAGAAGGCGTATCCCCAGGCGCGGCGGCTGGCGATTCGGGAGGGAAAGCTAGCTCGGCTTGGGGTGCGGGTGCCGGAGGAGGGGGAATATCCTCTTGAATGTCCGTTTGACTTAGGGCAGATTTTGGATGAAGATTTCTTCGGGCACTCTGTATGA
- a CDS encoding Uma2 family endonuclease encodes MWQEQVKPFVIVELLSPSTQKEDLGLMRGKTGKPPYKWEVYEEILQVPYYVVFDGHSNQLRLFKLINGRYQAETVGHGEYWFADLDLGLKLVFCQYKDLSRLWLRWYDRAGHLILTAAERVQQEQQRVEQEKQRAEQEKQRADVAELEIARLRALLHQSGINRDEVGSHGQ; translated from the coding sequence ATGTGGCAAGAGCAGGTCAAACCCTTTGTGATCGTGGAGTTGTTGTCACCCAGCACCCAAAAGGAAGATTTAGGCTTGATGAGGGGTAAGACAGGAAAACCCCCTTATAAATGGGAGGTTTACGAAGAAATCTTGCAAGTGCCTTACTATGTTGTTTTTGATGGCCACAGTAACCAGTTAAGGCTGTTTAAGCTGATCAATGGGCGGTATCAGGCTGAAACTGTCGGTCATGGGGAATATTGGTTTGCAGACCTTGATTTAGGCTTGAAGTTAGTCTTTTGTCAGTATAAGGATCTGAGTCGGCTTTGGTTGCGCTGGTACGATCGCGCGGGTCATCTAATTCTTACGGCTGCGGAACGGGTTCAGCAGGAGCAGCAACGGGTTGAACAGGAAAAGCAGCGGGCTGAGCAAGAAAAGCAACGGGCTGATGTAGCTGAATTGGAAATTGCAAGATTGAGGGCTTTACTGCACCAATCGGGAATAAATCGTGATGAAGTAGGTTCTCATGGGCAATAA